The Triticum urartu cultivar G1812 chromosome 6, Tu2.1, whole genome shotgun sequence genome includes the window AGCCCTCCAACTCTTATCATCAAGCATAAATTGAAACGAGTAGAGATAGTTCTTCAGCTGAAGGTGAAGTATCTCAGGCGTATCATCGCACCATCTCAACAGGTTGATTGTATGACCACTTGGGATCTCATCAACATCAGACATAATCAACAGGTCATCGTCGGTGATCCCGGCGATCTTTAGAAGCTGGTCAAGCGCGACTCTCTGATATGATTCCTCCACAAATGGGTTCTCACCCTTCACAAACCTCCCCCCTATCATACCATAGGTCAACCGTGATTCAGCAAACTCAAACTTTTGGCGGTTTTCCTTGAAGTGGAGCTTCTTTTCAAGGCCAGTAAATGTTGAATTGGACTCGAGCAGCACAAATTCTGACACATACGGGCTAAGCTCGTGCCAACGAATATCAAGAATGTCGAGCTCGTTGCTGAAAAGCACCGCGTCAAAGACACGCCGTGGAGCCTCTCGGATCTTCCATCCATGCAACTTGCAGAGGTTTGCCATCGAAACATTTTCATGATAGTAGTGAGGAAGTACGGTGAAAGGCTTCGGGGGCTTCTCCCAGATTGGTCTGAGGAAATAAGTGACCTTCTGGCCATGAACATATATGACGAAAATTATAATCGGCACACCAATCAGCAGGAACAGAAGGGCCTTTAAATCAAATCCCCGAAGTGCACACTTCAGCCTTGACATGCTCAGAACAGCCTTTGAACCATGCTGCAAATGAATACAGAAACCATGTGAGAAATCACTCAGGCAATGGAAGTCACAAGAAGCACGAAATTGAGCTAAAAATAATAATATGCAAGTAAACACCCATCTTCTTCACACAACTATTTGAACAAGAAAAGACTGTACAAACTGCAGGGATATGCAGCACACACTGATTTACCCAACTTAGGACGCCAATTCTATTGTAAATCAATTAGTAAAGCTTACGGTGTATTGCATAACTGAATTTTTTGGCTAAAGAGAGTTACTAATTCGTTCAGCGCAAATTGGATGGCTGTAGATGAAAACAGGGAAAAAATTTAAAACCCACTCAACACGGGAAGCACAAAATCAATGTTACATTATTACTCATGGAAGATCAACCATGGCAGGAACAAGTATTCAAGTGGATTTGTGTTTATTTTGTTACTATACAAAGAAAAATAGACACAGCCTAATTCAGATCGACGATAAGAGCAAGCTGCATAGTGGAGTACGTAGGAGTATCTCTTAACGAACTCCTTCGTAGTCTACTTTGGCAGCATGAATCGTCAGCGTGCACAAGTATTAACCTGGCCCTTTTACTAAAGGTGGGTCGTTTCACGGCCGCACCTCAACCGGTTAAAGAAAAGATTCCAGGATTAGAGGGAACCCAAATTCGGCCAGCTCGCGAGATTCCACCAGCACCAGAAGCAGCATCAAAACCTGGGATTACACCTAATCCCCCCATGTGTAGGACCGAAACAGATCAAACATTCTTCTTCTTGTAAAGCAACTAGGCAAGCATCTCGGAGCCGGACTAGGCAAATCTCATCGACACTTACTCTAAAACAGAAACCTGCCGACGGAATAACAATAGTATATCGAAGCAAGCGTGATATTGGTGGTGGAATCGAAGCGCGAACAAGAGCAATTGGAGCAACCGAAGCATGAAGCGAGCAGTTTCCAGGCCAACCAAAaagaaataataaataaataaaatataaAAAGAAGGAAAAAGCAGGGTCGAGAAGGGGCCTTCTCGTGGACCAGGTAATCAATCCACCGAGATAGCCACGCGGTGTGGGAAAGGGACAGATCTGGGGGGTGTGGGCGAAGGGACGGGAGCGAGGTCCTCACCTCGCCGTCGCAGATGCCCTCGCAGATTCCGTCGGTCTTCTTGCAGTTGGTGTAGTAGCCGGCAGACTCCATCGCGGCAGCGCGGGCGACGGCGCTGCGACGGGTCAGCGCCCGGACGCGCGGGGGCAGGCGGAGGGGCGCGCGCGGCTCCAATGGTGCTCCGATCGGCCGGCGGCGGCGGTCTCTTGGCCGCCCCGGTGCCGGGCGGTGTTTTTGCGCTGGTGTCCTCGGGGTCTGGGCTAATTGTTTGTTGTCGACACGGCTCGATTCGTGTCTCCGCTGTCGGAGTTGGTCACGTACAGGGGAGGGTGTTGTGTGGAAATACAAAGGGTTGTGGACGTTTGCGCGTGGTGTGGGAGCGGAAAGGAATAGCGagatgaggaagaggaggcagGAGCAGGGGGCTTATGGGAAGAACCGTGTCTCTCCTCTAATTATAGCCGTTTGGGTGGTGGCCTTGCGCGTGGTTCCCTTCCGGCTGTGGGTGGGCTGGCacaaggggaagagggaagagagaGAGCTGGTCTTTGTTTGTCATCGTGCTGCTATGGAGGCTAGGGGCATCTCATTTCGCAGAGTTTAAAGCCTGAAATTTGTGTTAGTGTCGTGTCTTTCTCTAATCGGTTTTGACGATTTcctctcttttctttttctttcctttCCTTGCAAAAAggtaagggcttctttgattcaaaggaatttTATAAGATTTCTGAAGGATTGAAATCTTTAGGATTTTTTCCTATATTGAtcctttgattcataggattggatcccataggaatttttcctatgGAATCTTTTGTACTGCATTTTATAGGAAATTtaacatccactccaacctcttttTACAATTCCTTTGTTTTTTCCGTGGCATCAAACAATCATTACTAATTCTATAGGATTCAAATGGGTATGCCACTTCAACCCTACACTTTTTCTATTCCTacattttcaaaatcctacgaatcaaagaggccctaatACCGGGACTACTACGAGTAGAGCAGTATCCTCATCCGTGTTTCAACGTGTCATGTTCTATTCCGAGGGGGTAATTAAAGGGCTTTACGAAAACACCATGTCACTAAAAACAGAATTTGCCATGGTATACACGATATATTTGCCAtgtgcaaaaaagaaaaaaacccTAAAAGGCAGAATTTGACATGATCTTGTAGCCACTTGTTTAGGATTTAAAAATGGATTAAAAAATAGGAAGTTTGCGGCGTTCACTCTCAAGGGAGTCTACAAAACGAAGCATTTCGTCGCTCGCTCGGGCGGAGGAAGCCAACACTTTTAATATTTGCGCATGGAATCTGACGCACCTCAGAGCGATCGGTCAGAAAACGTTCACACGAAGCGTCAATTCTATAAGCTTATCGGGTTTTTTTGCGGTGGACAACTATATAACACTTGTAATTTCGGTAATTGGCTATGGCTTCTAGGTGCATATACACCCATTGTCTAAATACACATTTTGAAAAATTGAAAAATTCTGAACAAAAATCCCACATGTATATCCAGACATTTTACGTGCGTGCACAAAGTTTCCGGTGAAAAACGAGGCTTTTTGTGGCTTGTGTAAAAAAAAGACAATTTCTGATGCTTCATTATAACTATTCACGAGGCATTTCTTTATCTTTTTTACACAAGCCACAAAAAACATCGTTTTTTATCGAAACTTTGTGCACGCACATAGAATGTCCTGATATACCCGCGGAATTTTTGTTTCGAATTTTTCAACTTTTCAAAATATGTATTTTGATAATAGGTGCATATGCACCTAGGAGCCAAAACACTGCATAGAATTTCGGTAATTGGCTATGGCTTCTAGGTGCATATACACCTATTGTCTATTTGCTATATAATGTGGAAGTTACTTAGACTTACAAAACATGACTCATTTTTCATGAAAATTTGCAAAAGAAAAATATAGGTCAAATGTTAGTACAACACAATTTATCTTCCTAAATCACAAACTAAAGCATCTCTCTACACACACAATGTGTTTGTTGTGTTTAGTGCAGACCTTGGCCCTACATGTTGATGCAAACATGATTTATTTTTAGTAACCTTATAAAAGGCGGTTCCACTATCATTAAGATAACAGAGTATGGTCATCTACTAACAATAAATTGAATACCTTGAGTAAATAAGTTGGAATTCCACAATACATCAAAGGCATGCAACACTCATATCATAACAACAAAGTTCTCTCTCGCAAACTAAGCATGGTTAGGTTCTTTGTGTTGAAACCAGCCTACCAGGATTCAAGTCCTAAACTAGACACCGATGCTCGCATTTCCTTGATTTGTTTCAGGCTTTCCgattcagtgggaggagacgttccagtCGACTAAGAAGGCGCGTGTGGTGACTTTGTCAATCTCAAGATATTGGGTCGGCTCAGTCTCTCAGAGGTGCTAATAAGGATATGGTGTGcatgcgttcataggggtgagcgTATGTGCGTATGTATGAGTGTCTGTGTCTGTACTGTGTTAAGAAAACAAAGTGCTCTCTCTTCATAGGCCTTTGACTTAAATGATTTATAAATGAAGTTTAAAGTTTTTTATGAATTTTGAGTTGTTGATTTGTAGGATTGCAATTCATCGAATTTCCCCGGTATGATTAATTTTTACTAGATTTCATACAAAAATTTCCATCCACTTACCCCATGTAAAGAACCTTACCTTATTCCGTGCACAATCAAACGACCATATAAATCATGTAATATTAAATATACCACTACATTCTACTAATGGGTTTTCCTATTCATGTATTTTAGAAGTCATATGAATTTGTGTTATGAAGCTACACTCGGAATCCAAATGTATTTGATTGTTGAGCAGCTTATTTATGTTCATTAATGATTAAAATTGACCAAACTCTTGACTTTTTTTTATAAAGAATGTGACTAAATCATATCAAGGCATGTGAAGCAGCTTAGGTGTAAACCTTTTCCTCTGCACATATGTTACTGACTATACTTTGGGATAAGGTATTTTTCAAGCCCAAAAGTAGCTGGAGTAGTAATTAGTTATCTTATTTGCAAGAGAAAAGGTAATTATAGTCCCGACATGGGCATATAATACTTCGCCATATTTAAAGCTACATAATAAATTGGCCAAGTCTGTGCAACTCACTTAATAAAAATATTATCACTACAATATCAAATACATGATTGAACGAGTCTCTAAACAACTAGGTTTATGGAGAAAATATAATGGAGCCAAAGCACTTTAGCACTTTAGGCGTTGCTCCGTTtttgttaacttaatacactagatgcatgttggataggagtgatgtgtggagtaatagtagtagatgcgggcaggagtcggtctacttgtcacggacgtgatgcctatattcatgatcattgcctcaGATACcgtcataactatgcacttttctatcaattgattaacagtaatttgttcacccaccttaTGTTTTCTTCaaagagaagcctctagtgaaacctatggccccgggtctatttttaACATATTATTGTCAGATCTATAAAatcaaaaatccaaaaataccttgctgcaatgtatttacttttatatttttacttatcttttatatctatctctatcggatctcactctttctagtgaccatgaagggattgacaacccaatTTTCTAGTTGTGTGCAAGTCTTTGTTAGTTTATGCAGGTGCATCTATTGGAGACTTGTttgtgcctcctactggattgataccttggttcttaactaaggaaaatacttatctctaatttgctgcatcatcctttcctcttcaagggaaaatcaaTGCAAGCTTAAGAAGTAGCAGAGCCCACTATATCTGCCTATAGATTGATTAAGATCCTTCAActaagttgtcatcgatgcatAAAGCATAAAATTTGCTTCTAAATTATACGATCTTTTATTTTAAAGGAAAATAAGCTTTGTACGATCTTGTGATTGTAAAAAAATTAAATCGACGAACTGCAAAATAAAGGTtactatcacaaggggcaatataaaatAACGTTCCTTTACATTAAGAGCTTGCACATCCAAAAAcaaaaagtgcatgacaacctctgcttccttCTACAAAGGGTTTATCTTTTAcctttatgtatttacttttcatgcaaagagtcaatagtattgtcagtgtcaaaaccggcggatcttgggtagggggtgatacgtctctaacgtatctataactttttattgtt containing:
- the LOC125513544 gene encoding beta-1,4-mannosyl-glycoprotein 4-beta-N-acetylglucosaminyltransferase-like isoform X1 produces the protein MESAGYYTNCKKTDGICEGICDGEHGSKAVLSMSRLKCALRGFDLKALLFLLIGVPIIIFVIYVHGQKVTYFLRPIWEKPPKPFTVLPHYYHENVSMANLCKLHGWKIREAPRRVFDAVLFSNELDILDIRWHELSPYVSEFVLLESNSTFTGLEKKLHFKENRQKFEFAESRLTYGMIGGRFVKGENPFVEESYQRVALDQLLKIAGITDDDLLIMSDVDEIPSGHTINLLRWCDDTPEILHLQLKNYLYSFQFMLDDKSWRASVHRYRAGKTRYAHYRQTDDLLADSGWHCSFCFRYINDFVFKMKAYSHVDRIRFSYFLNPKRIQHVICQGADLFDMLPEEYTFQEIIAKLGPIPSTYSAVHLPAYLLEKVDQYRYLLPGNCMRESG
- the LOC125513544 gene encoding beta-1,4-mannosyl-glycoprotein 4-beta-N-acetylglucosaminyltransferase-like isoform X2; the encoded protein is MSRLKCALRGFDLKALLFLLIGVPIIIFVIYVHGQKVTYFLRPIWEKPPKPFTVLPHYYHENVSMANLCKLHGWKIREAPRRVFDAVLFSNELDILDIRWHELSPYVSEFVLLESNSTFTGLEKKLHFKENRQKFEFAESRLTYGMIGGRFVKGENPFVEESYQRVALDQLLKIAGITDDDLLIMSDVDEIPSGHTINLLRWCDDTPEILHLQLKNYLYSFQFMLDDKSWRASVHRYRAGKTRYAHYRQTDDLLADSGWHCSFCFRYINDFVFKMKAYSHVDRIRFSYFLNPKRIQHVICQGADLFDMLPEEYTFQEIIAKLGPIPSTYSAVHLPAYLLEKVDQYRYLLPGNCMRESG